One stretch of Alkalinema sp. FACHB-956 DNA includes these proteins:
- the cas6 gene encoding CRISPR-associated endoribonuclease Cas6, which produces MPHSLILNLVPQSPIYPNFLTGRQVHALFLEIVSSVDRPLADRLHEQKTEKAFTLSPLQIGKQAIRWQYDRPIQAGSPCWWRITLLDDLLFGHLTKLWLNLNPQKAWHLGSADLLITSVLGTPQSTQPWANFASYSQLYEQASDDRRIADLTFYTPASFRQGLVDNPIPDVDRVFNSLLRKWNQYSGIEIPDTVIQNIAPSFVNIRTAIAPDSRSQFVGCVGEMSFKLFGKVDSAMVKQFNVLADFAMFAGVGRKTPMGMGMVRRVFDRS; this is translated from the coding sequence ATACTGAATTTAGTGCCTCAGTCGCCAATTTATCCTAATTTTTTAACGGGGCGACAGGTTCATGCACTGTTTTTAGAAATTGTGAGTTCGGTGGATAGGCCATTGGCCGATCGCTTGCATGAGCAGAAGACGGAGAAGGCGTTTACGCTGAGTCCTTTGCAGATTGGGAAGCAAGCTATTCGCTGGCAGTACGATCGACCGATTCAGGCGGGATCTCCTTGCTGGTGGCGGATTACGCTGCTGGATGATTTGTTGTTTGGGCATTTGACGAAGCTGTGGTTGAATTTGAATCCGCAGAAGGCGTGGCATTTGGGTTCGGCGGATTTGCTGATTACGAGTGTGTTGGGGACGCCGCAATCAACGCAGCCTTGGGCGAATTTTGCGAGTTATAGCCAGCTTTATGAGCAGGCTTCTGACGATCGACGGATTGCGGATTTGACGTTCTATACGCCGGCGAGTTTTCGGCAGGGGTTGGTGGATAATCCGATTCCGGATGTCGATCGGGTATTTAATAGTCTGTTGCGTAAGTGGAATCAGTATAGTGGAATTGAGATTCCAGATACGGTGATTCAAAACATTGCACCGAGTTTTGTGAATATCAGAACTGCGATCGCGCCGGATTCGCGCAGTCAGTTTGTGGGTTGCGTGGGGGAGATGAGTTTTAAGTTGTTTGGCAAAGTGGATTCTGCAATGGTGAAGCAGTTTAATGTGTTAGCAGATTTTGCAATGTTTGCGGGAGTGGGACGGAAAACACCGATGGGAATGGGCATGGTGCGGCGGGTGTTTGATCGGAGTTGA
- the cas4 gene encoding CRISPR-associated protein Cas4 has product MRDDYVPIAALNQYCYCAHRCWRMFCAGEFEENQYTIEGTSLHDRVHTLGDGNREETYQVRAIWLRSERYGLIGKSDLIEEQDGRMYPVEYKRSAKGEFENDALQVCAQALCLEEMTGRGVAQGYVYYAQSHQRVLVELSEGLRRETIETIGRVRELLETGKMPRPEYTPRCQGCSLYERCLPRAAERVRRYREE; this is encoded by the coding sequence ATGCGGGATGATTATGTGCCGATCGCGGCGTTGAATCAGTATTGTTATTGTGCCCATCGCTGTTGGCGGATGTTTTGTGCGGGGGAGTTTGAGGAGAATCAGTACACGATCGAGGGGACGAGTTTGCACGATCGGGTGCATACGCTGGGGGATGGCAATCGGGAGGAGACGTACCAGGTGCGGGCGATTTGGCTGCGATCGGAGCGCTATGGGTTAATTGGTAAGTCGGATCTGATTGAGGAGCAGGATGGGCGGATGTATCCGGTGGAGTATAAGCGCAGTGCGAAGGGGGAGTTTGAGAATGATGCGTTGCAGGTGTGTGCGCAGGCGTTGTGTTTGGAGGAGATGACGGGGCGGGGAGTGGCGCAGGGCTATGTGTATTATGCGCAGTCCCATCAGCGGGTGTTGGTTGAACTTTCGGAGGGGTTGCGACGGGAGACGATCGAGACGATCGGGCGGGTGCGGGAGTTATTGGAAACGGGGAAGATGCCGAGGCCGGAATATACGCCACGGTGTCAGGGGTGTAGTTTGTATGAGCGGTGTTTGCCGAGGGCGGCGGAGCGGGTACGGCGATATCGGGAGGAGTAG
- the cas1d gene encoding type I-D CRISPR-associated endonuclease Cas1d → MGTLYIMQDDSFIGKVDERIKVSHQKQVLQDVPLIKLDGIVVMGRATVSPAALMELLERKIPLTFLTGTGRYLGSLEPPLTKNIFVRSAQWNAARQEPERAVHVVRGFVRGKLKNYRNALLRAQREGSRADFSGAIGKLEQAIKPIDRTESIDSLRGLEGAGSAAYFGVFGQLIRADGFTFKVRNRRPPLDPVNALLSFGYSLLLHDVQSAVNIVGFDPYLGYLHTERYGRPSLALDLMEEFRPLVVDAMVLAVMNRRVLVPDDFIREPVSGAVSLTDEGRRKFLRSYEQKKQSAFKHPVMGRKCSYQEAFEIQGRLLAKFLMGETELYPPLVLK, encoded by the coding sequence ATGGGAACGCTGTATATAATGCAGGATGATTCGTTTATTGGGAAGGTAGATGAACGGATTAAGGTATCGCATCAGAAGCAGGTTTTGCAGGATGTGCCGTTGATTAAGTTGGATGGGATTGTGGTGATGGGGCGGGCGACGGTGTCGCCTGCGGCGTTGATGGAGTTGTTGGAGCGGAAGATTCCGTTGACGTTTTTGACGGGGACGGGGCGGTATTTGGGGAGTTTGGAGCCACCGTTGACGAAAAATATTTTTGTGCGATCGGCGCAGTGGAATGCGGCAAGGCAGGAGCCGGAGCGGGCGGTGCATGTGGTGCGGGGCTTTGTGCGGGGGAAGTTAAAGAATTATCGAAATGCGTTGTTGCGGGCGCAGCGGGAGGGGTCGCGGGCGGATTTTTCGGGGGCGATCGGGAAGTTGGAGCAGGCGATTAAGCCGATCGATCGCACGGAGTCGATTGATTCTCTGCGGGGGTTGGAGGGGGCGGGGAGTGCGGCTTATTTTGGGGTGTTTGGGCAGTTGATTCGGGCGGATGGGTTTACGTTTAAGGTGCGGAATCGGCGGCCACCGCTTGATCCGGTGAATGCGTTGTTGAGTTTTGGCTATTCGTTGTTGTTGCATGATGTACAGAGTGCGGTGAATATTGTGGGGTTTGATCCCTATTTAGGTTATTTGCACACAGAGCGCTATGGGCGGCCTTCGTTGGCGTTGGATTTGATGGAGGAGTTTCGGCCTTTGGTGGTGGATGCGATGGTGTTGGCGGTGATGAATCGGCGGGTGTTGGTGCCGGATGATTTTATTCGGGAGCCGGTGAGTGGGGCGGTGAGTTTGACGGATGAGGGGCGACGGAAGTTTTTGCGATCGTATGAGCAGAAGAAGCAGTCGGCGTTTAAGCATCCGGTGATGGGGCGGAAGTGTTCCTATCAGGAGGCGTTTGAGATTCAGGGGCGGTTGTTGGCGAAGTTTTTGATGGGTGAGACTGAGTTGTATCCGCCGTTGGTGTTGAAGTGA